A genomic region of Pseudomonas sp. KU43P contains the following coding sequences:
- a CDS encoding sulfurtransferase TusA family protein produces MSDTLTCDAELDASGLNCPLPLLKAKMELNRLASGAVLKVIATDAGSQRDFRTFAQLAGHTLLRETAEAGTYTYWLRKA; encoded by the coding sequence ATGAGTGACACCCTGACCTGCGACGCCGAACTGGACGCCAGCGGGCTGAACTGCCCCTTGCCCCTGCTCAAGGCGAAGATGGAACTCAATCGCCTGGCCAGCGGCGCGGTGCTCAAGGTGATCGCCACCGACGCCGGTTCCCAGCGCGACTTCCGCACTTTTGCCCAGTTGGCCGGTCATACGCTGCTGCGTGAAACGGCCGAGGCCGGCACCTACACCTACTGGCTGCGCAAGGCCTGA
- a CDS encoding AI-2E family transporter has product MFKVLRDWLHRYFSDEEAVVLAVLLFLAFTAVLTLGGMLAPVLAGMVLAFLMQGLVNALERIRVPTRLAVMLVFALFMGALAVFLLVLVPLLWHQLITLFNELPGMLGKWQSLLLLLPERYPHLVSDEQVLRAIESVRGEIGKFGQWALTFSLSSLPLLVNAMIYLVLVPILVFFFLKDRELIGRWVSGYLPRQRTLLNRVGSEMNRQIANYIRGKGIEILICGIATYIAFISLGLNYAALLALLVGLSVVVPYVGAVVVTVPVTLIALFQWGWGDQFIYLMTVYAIIQALDGNVLVPLLFSEAVSLHPVAIICAVLLFGGLWGFWGIFFAIPLATLIKAVLDAWPRQEVSVSPIL; this is encoded by the coding sequence ATGTTCAAAGTGCTTCGCGACTGGCTGCATCGCTACTTCTCCGATGAAGAGGCGGTGGTGCTGGCGGTGCTGCTGTTCCTGGCCTTCACTGCGGTTCTGACCCTCGGCGGCATGCTCGCGCCGGTGTTGGCGGGGATGGTGCTGGCGTTCCTGATGCAGGGGTTGGTCAATGCCCTGGAGCGCATCCGGGTGCCGACCCGGCTTGCGGTGATGCTGGTGTTCGCCCTGTTCATGGGCGCGCTGGCGGTGTTCCTGCTGGTGCTGGTGCCGCTGCTCTGGCACCAGCTCATCACCTTGTTCAACGAGTTGCCGGGCATGCTCGGCAAGTGGCAGTCGCTGTTGTTGCTGTTGCCGGAGCGTTACCCGCACCTTGTGTCGGACGAGCAGGTGCTGCGCGCCATCGAGTCAGTGCGCGGCGAGATCGGCAAGTTCGGCCAGTGGGCGCTGACCTTCTCGCTGTCGAGCCTGCCACTGCTGGTCAACGCCATGATCTATCTGGTGCTGGTGCCGATTCTGGTGTTCTTCTTTCTCAAGGATCGCGAGCTGATCGGGCGCTGGGTCAGTGGTTATCTGCCGCGCCAGCGGACCCTGCTCAACCGTGTGGGCAGCGAGATGAACCGGCAGATCGCCAACTACATTCGCGGCAAGGGCATCGAGATCCTGATCTGCGGGATAGCCACCTACATCGCTTTCATCAGCCTGGGGCTCAACTACGCCGCCTTGCTGGCGCTGCTGGTTGGGTTGTCGGTGGTGGTGCCGTATGTGGGGGCGGTGGTTGTGACCGTACCAGTGACACTGATTGCGCTGTTCCAGTGGGGGTGGGGTGACCAGTTCATCTACCTGATGACGGTGTACGCGATCATCCAGGCCCTGGATGGCAACGTGCTGGTGCCGCTGTTGTTCTCCGAAGCAGTAAGCCTGCACCCGGTGGCGATCATCTGCGCGGTGTTGCTGTTTGGCGGGCTGTGGGGGTTCTGGGGGATCTTCTTTGCGATCCCACTGGCGACGCTGATCAAGGCGGTGCTGGATGCCTGGCCGCGGCAGGAGGTCAGCGTTTCACCGATACTCTGA